The Achromobacter pestifer genome includes a region encoding these proteins:
- a CDS encoding ribulose-bisphosphate carboxylase large subunit family protein translates to MNSQSFTATYLIETPLDPAKVAEVMAGEQSCGTFTRVQGETDELRARARARIESIEPLESASAPSLPNAWLARQPGGMPGRYRRARVRIAFPVANVGANLPTLAATVGGNLYDLGEVTGLRLESMELPANYRAQFDMPRVGIAGTRQLTGVARGPLVGTIIKPNVGLSPEQTAHLAAQLCAAGVDFIKDDEVCANPAHAPLAQRVAAVMAVVRAHRERTGRQVMVAFNISDETDAMRRHADLIEREGGACVMASLNHCGYSAIQTLRRGTPLALHGHRNGYGALSRHPMLGVGFQAYQTLWRLAGVDHMHVHGLQGKFAQEDTEVVESARDCLASLTPGIDDPVMPAFSSGQWAGTVPATWAAVRSDDLLFMSGGGILAHPDGPAAGVLSIRQAWQAMRDGERLEDYARNAPELRRAIEFFGGRA, encoded by the coding sequence ATGAATTCCCAATCGTTTACCGCCACCTACCTGATCGAAACCCCGCTGGACCCCGCAAAGGTCGCGGAGGTCATGGCCGGCGAGCAATCCTGCGGCACCTTCACCCGGGTGCAGGGCGAAACCGACGAGCTGCGCGCCCGCGCCCGGGCGCGCATCGAGTCCATCGAGCCCCTGGAATCCGCGTCAGCGCCCAGCCTGCCCAACGCCTGGCTGGCGCGGCAGCCTGGCGGCATGCCCGGCCGCTACCGGCGCGCCCGCGTGCGCATCGCCTTTCCCGTGGCCAACGTCGGCGCCAACCTGCCGACGCTGGCCGCCACGGTGGGCGGCAATCTGTACGACCTGGGCGAAGTCACCGGGCTGCGCCTGGAAAGCATGGAGCTGCCGGCCAACTACCGCGCCCAGTTCGACATGCCGCGCGTCGGCATCGCCGGCACGCGGCAATTGACGGGCGTGGCGCGCGGTCCGCTGGTGGGCACCATCATCAAGCCCAACGTGGGCCTGTCGCCCGAGCAGACCGCGCATCTGGCGGCGCAGCTGTGCGCCGCGGGCGTGGACTTCATCAAGGACGACGAAGTCTGCGCCAACCCTGCCCACGCGCCGCTGGCGCAACGCGTCGCCGCCGTCATGGCGGTGGTGCGCGCGCACCGCGAACGCACCGGGCGGCAGGTCATGGTGGCGTTCAACATCAGCGACGAGACCGACGCCATGCGCCGCCACGCCGACCTGATCGAACGCGAAGGCGGCGCCTGCGTCATGGCCAGCCTGAACCATTGCGGCTACTCGGCCATCCAGACCCTGCGCCGCGGCACCCCGCTGGCGCTGCACGGCCACCGCAACGGCTATGGCGCGCTGTCGCGCCACCCCATGCTGGGCGTGGGCTTCCAGGCCTACCAGACGCTGTGGCGCCTGGCCGGCGTGGACCATATGCACGTGCACGGCCTGCAGGGCAAGTTCGCCCAGGAAGACACCGAAGTCGTCGAGTCCGCGCGCGACTGTCTGGCTTCGCTGACCCCCGGGATCGACGATCCCGTCATGCCCGCGTTCTCGTCGGGCCAATGGGCCGGCACCGTGCCCGCCACCTGGGCCGCCGTGCGCAGCGACGACCTGCTGTTCATGTCCGGCGGCGGCATCCTGGCGCACCCCGACGGCCCCGCCGCCGGCGTGCTCAGCATCCGCCAGGCCTGGCAGGCCATGCGCGACGGCGAGCGCCTGGAAGACTACGCGCGCAACGCGCCGGAACTGCGGCGCGCCATCGAATTTTTCGGCGGACGCGCATGA
- a CDS encoding VOC family protein, with protein MSRFLGEIRQLGYVVHDIEAAMDYWSATLGVGPWYYNPRVPIVNYQYDGASHEPHNSVALANSGFVQVELIQTRNDVPSMYRDFLQAGRTGLQHVAYWTESYDADLERLLAQGFKPKMSGEVGEKGRFIYFDTEYHPGTVIELSEVAGPKGRLFDLIRDSAQDWDGKDPVRPFPDLNRI; from the coding sequence ATGAGTCGTTTCCTGGGCGAAATCCGCCAACTCGGTTATGTGGTGCACGACATCGAAGCCGCCATGGATTACTGGAGCGCCACGCTGGGCGTCGGCCCCTGGTACTACAACCCGCGCGTGCCCATCGTCAACTACCAGTACGACGGCGCAAGCCACGAGCCGCACAACTCGGTGGCGCTGGCGAACTCCGGCTTCGTGCAGGTCGAGCTGATCCAGACCCGCAACGACGTGCCCTCCATGTACCGCGACTTCCTGCAGGCCGGCCGCACCGGGCTGCAGCACGTGGCCTACTGGACCGAAAGCTACGACGCCGACCTGGAGCGCCTGCTGGCGCAGGGCTTCAAGCCCAAGATGAGCGGCGAAGTGGGCGAGAAAGGCCGCTTCATCTACTTCGACACCGAGTACCACCCCGGCACCGTGATCGAGCTGTCCGAAGTAGCCGGCCCCAAGGGCCGCCTGTTCGACCTGATCCGAGACAGCGCCCAGGATTGGGACGGCAAGGACCCCGTGCGCCCCTTCCCCGACCTGAACCGGATCTGA